The Engystomops pustulosus chromosome 1, aEngPut4.maternal, whole genome shotgun sequence genome has a window encoding:
- the LOC140128908 gene encoding vomeronasal type-2 receptor 26-like: MWPDERKMLCFLKVLEFLSYEKDLLLYILSTIALLLCVITLFILGSFIHYWDSPIVKANNRTVSFILLVSILLSFLCVFFFLGRPVDITCLLRQVSFGIFFTIGVSSVLAKTITVCIAFKATKPGSSWNRLVSLEVSNFVIPVCSSVQVLICVVWLLVSPPYVEYNHHTYPGKIIIQCNEGSDICFYSMLGYMGLLAAVSFVLAFMVRTLPDSFNEAKYITFSMLLFCSVWIAMIPAYLSTRGKYMVAVEVFAILTSCAGVLGCIFFPKLYILFLKPELNSRNSILNKNKK, from the coding sequence ATGTGGCCCGATGAGAGGAAGATGTTGTGTTTTCTCAAAGTATTAGAGTTTCTATCCTATGAGAAGGACTTATTACTTTATATTCTTTCAACAATTGCTTTGCTTCTATGTGTTATAACATTGTTCATATTGGGAAGCTTCATCCATTACTGGGACAGTCCAATTGTTAAAGCCAATAACCGGACTGTGAGCTtcatcctcctggtctccatcttgctgagcttcctctgtgtcttcttcttCCTTGGTCGTCCAGTGGACATCACCTGCTTACTGAGACAAGTATCATTTGGGATCTTCTTTACCATTGGAGTCTCTTCTGTGTTGGCAAaaactatcacagtctgcattgCCTTCAAAGCCACCAAACCTGGAAGTTCCTGGAATAGACTGGTCTCACTCGAAGTTTCTAACTTTGTCATCCCAGTATGTTCTTCTGTACAAGTTCTTATTTGTGTTGTTTGGCTGTTGGTGTCTCCTCCTTATGTAGAGTATAACCATCACACGtatcctgggaagatcatcattcagtgtaatgagggctcagatatctgcttctactccatgttgggttatatggggctcctggcagctgtgagctttgttctggctttcatggtgaggacattaccggacagttttaatgaggccaagtacatcaccttcagcatgctgctgttctgcagtgtctggatcgccatgatcccggcttatctgagcaccagagggaaatacatggtggctgtggaggtatTCGCCATCCTGACCTCATGTGCTGGGGTTCTGGGTTGTATATTTTTCCCTAAACTTTATATTCTGTTTCTAAAACCAGAACTGAATTCGAGAAACAGCATTCTGAACAAAAATAAGAAGTAA